One Odontesthes bonariensis isolate fOdoBon6 chromosome 12, fOdoBon6.hap1, whole genome shotgun sequence genomic window, atatgaaaaaaatctgGCTCTTACCAGGTctcacaacctcagatgaagaacaacacatgacattttACAACGTATCACAATTTATATAACGGACGTTAAGACAAGTtgtagaagcagtgtgtgaaaaactaagtcatGCATTCACAGAAGAGAGTAAGTAGCAGCTAAATGCTGTTAATCAAATAGACTTAGTCCATTGATCATTTGAAAGTGTGAGCATCTCTATAAAAGCAAAAGTTTTGTCACTTTGCTcgtctgcagcattcaggtgtgtgttaacacaaaaggaggaaaaaacccaagagctacatctcagactctacaggcctcagttagcatgttaaatgttaaagttcatgacagcacagttagaaaaagactgaacaagtatggcttgttctGAAGGGTTGCAgtagaaagcctcttctctctaaaaagaacatggcagcacagcttaggtttgcaaagctgcatctgaacaaaccacaagacttctggaacaatgtcctttggacagaccagagcaaagtggagatgtttgctcataatgcacagcagcacgtttggaggaaaccaaacacagcatatcagcacaaacacctcataccagctgtcaagcacggtggtggagggctgatgattgcaggaaagaatcaaggtgttgtaatggtccagtcaaagtccagacctcagcctgactgagatgctgtggtgggaccttcagagagctgtgcagaaaccaatgctggAAACCTCAAAGAACTGAAGCAACATTGGAAggagaagtggaaaaaaatccaCCACAACAATGTGAGAGACTTATACAATCATAGAGAAAAGGATTACTTCAGGTTTTTTATGCTAAAGGTGGTTCAACAAGGTTATAATTCATGGGGTGGACTTTTATTTcaaacactgcttctgcattttgtctttgtttttatctCATGATAATTGACCCCAATTGATCCTATTTTATTATATCCTAAAACCTTGGAGTTGAAAGATGGTGTATTTCATTTTTGACACGACTATATGttctatgtacatatatatttaaacaTGCACTGTAAAATGAACGTACAATAATACTGTAACTTAACAAAAGACTGCATTAACATTTACAGTACTTGCATCATTACTATCAAACAGTTGAGTTGCTAGTGAAGCGATAATGCCTGTAATTTAAATTTTTAGCTCTTTTAAATTACCTAATTCTGAGCTATTCTCATCAAAGCACccaaatagataaaaaaaattcagctgTGAACAACGCCTGTAACTGGCAGCAGCACCGTAGCCAAAGAGACACGCCTCTTAATGATTTAACATGTGTTTATTCATAGTACGTATTTTGCAAGCATTTAACAACATCGCTGTAGTCCTCCACACTGGGAGTTCTAGTAGTTGATTTGGAAAGGTAGTAATTGCTATCAAGTCCTAAAATTCTTCCCTGTGGATTACTCTCAGACATTAGGACTCGTAAAGATTCATATTGAAGTCAGAGCTATTAAAGGCACCAACCTTCAGACTTCAGACTTTGACTTTTAAAGGCCTGAAAGTTGTTTTATAACCCTGATGAGTTTCAGAGTAAGGCAATACAGAACTGCAGCAGCACTGATACAACTTCCcccaaatggaaaaaaaggacaGGTTTTGAAAGTTAGCTGGTTGAAAGCTTGGATGTAAGTGGGACTTTTTGGATTTTCTGATATGGTCATGACATTATTTATTACAAAAGCTTGTGGGCATCGTAataaaacagtgttttaaagCAGTGTTTTATTACGACAGGAGGGAAGTCTTGTCTAAAGCCGTCACTGGGAACCCTTGTCTTTCTTCTGTGCAGATGGGGAGCTGCAGCGGTATGTCCTCCCCTCCATTCAGATGCAGGTACGTCAGCTGGTGTGTGGACACCGCAGAGTCACCAGCTCCTGCAACCGTGACGCCAACGGGTGAGAGCCACAACATTCTCCAAACAGATTTATGAAGCTTTGACGCAGATTGCGAGATTCTTATAGTCACACAGGAAGCACCTGAGAGCTGAAGTACACATTTAGGCCGGGTTTCTCTCAGACGTGTCGAAGCAGACCTGAACAAACTTTACATCTGCCAGTGGCATGAATAGCAAAACACATTATTTTCTTGGTCCAGCTTGAAATGTGGGCAGACTGAGGCTAAgaacatcagtgtgtgtgttagaaATACGTATCGTCCGATCAtaccatgttctttttttctttttgagcttGCTTTCTGTTTGCAGGTCCACATGATTTTCCTCATCAAAACCAACAGACAGCGAGTTCAGGCTCTGTCCCACTTCTCCTTCTGTCGCCACCAGAAACCAGCAGAGGAGATGAGAACGCAACATTTCCCACTTACACAAAGAAGAAACAGCAGAATCACTGCCTGTGGAGCCCACAGTCCTGCTCTAGTGCAAACAACACTGGAAAGGTCACTGATATTCACAAAGATGAAGGTGAGGATGACAGCATCCTCGCAGGCCGAGAGGGGAACTCCAGACTGGCTGACACCCCAAACAGAGAAGAACCATTTGGGCTTCAACCAAAGGATGGAAACTTTGTCCTTCGAAGAAGCAGTCCGGTCATCTCCAGGCGTCACCGGCCGCGATCCTGGCATGTAGTAGGAACTGATCCTTCCAATCCCTCAAGGTATAAATACACAGTGTTTACTCAAGATGAAAAATCtcacttttattgtttttataacTGTCTCTCCAAAGCAAACTTAAGACacaacagagaaagaaaaaaaaaggacacaccTCAAGTGTTGatcttttaaatgattttattataGTGACAAGCTGACAAATGCTTGTTGATGCAAACAGTGGAGAAAGTAAGTGTTTATTAATCTTCACTCTTctttaaaagcacaaaaaacgaagaaaggggaaaaaaggcaAGTAGAAAACATGGAAACACTTCACTGAATAACATGGAACAATTaccaagattaaaaaaaacagacacactaACTAAATCATGACCATGtgatgttttaaagaaaaaaaatcagagttGATTCACAGGGATGACCAGTGTCGTCTTATTTTAGAAtcaccactagatggcagtatAGGATAAGCATTTCAAATCCTGTGGACGATCTGCCTCAGCACATCTGAGCTGTTAAATTTTAAACACAGTAAAGTACAGAGCCTCTTAAACACCCattgtgatttttttcttttttctttccatcttAAAGATTATTTTCTTTGGTGCACAGTAATAAAGAAAATGCCCCCAGTCAGGGGCTTTTTGTAAGCAAACATGTGGCTCTTGTCATCAGTCTGTATAAAAGAGTCGAACACACTTTCTAATTATTTCTGGACTGGCATGAACAGGAATGACAAGGTATTGAGGGGATAATTTATGTGTTTACATGTAATTTAAGGGCAATTCTTTTTAGAGTCCCTTTTGCAAATATTCTTCTTGTGGCACAACACTTGAAACAAATCACTAATGTCCTTTCACAGGCTTCAAATGTTATACATTTGGCAGTTTAGCCTTGTTTCCCTGATCAGGTTATTTTAAAGTCACACACTTTCCCAGGCGGTAGACTTTGCTGTTTGTGACTCACAGTGTTTGACATTTCTGATACTTGACATTAAACTCAGGAAAGTTTTGTGGTTGCCCCCAAGCCAGTGAAGAAACAGGAACTGAGATGACAAACAGAGATTACATGTAAGAACTTTACATCTGCCATGGCCTCGATataaaaaggagaaagagtAACTTTCAAGTTCCGTTTAAAATCTATCTGCCAAACTATCTCTAATGtctaatgattttatttatgtACAACCATGAGAGATGTATTCTTTCTTCTCTGAGACATATAATCTGGATGTACAAAATGTCTTCTGAAGCAGTTTGTGGGTGTTTCCCTCTCCGGTTACATTTGCATTTAATATTAGGCTCATTTTCACCTCAGTAGAAATTCATTAATCTCTATGGAGGTGGAGTCTGCATGCTATAGATAGTTCATATTTACATACTTCTAACAGCACACACTTTTTTTCCACACTAGTTTCCATAGCAACCAGATGGAGATCTTTCGCAATGCAACAGCTCTACAGTGATGTCCCTCTACACAACATTTCCTATTTAAAAATCCGACACAAGACCACAgcacactttctttccttttgtaaTTTTATTCATCTAGATTGACAGCCACAGGGATACAGATGTGTGAGGCAGGTGTGGATGGAACGGCATCTTCATTGATAGAGATAAAGGAGAAGCAGGTCAGAGTCAGTTCAAAGGGTTAAACCGTCATTTAGTTTGACTGACTTTTTCAAACAGACTCAACTTAAGTGCAACTTTACCTAAAACAGACATTCCTCAACCTCATTGTCAGTATTATTCCACcgtatgatttaaaaaaagctgaaaaaaagcatttattttcttttatattcAAAGGATTGTCCCATGTGTAAAATGTCTGAAACTGGCGTGAATATCAGCAATATTGTTGTATTATCATCTAATCACTGTACAGATTTAGTCACAGCACAGCCTGAGTAAAACTCAAGCTGATACACTGTCTGTGTAGACTTGATCATTTCAAATGGGAGATGACCTGTTCCTCCATATGCATGTGAGACTGAAGATCGCCCTCTTTGTGGACACCTGACACTTTAACACTTTCAGCCTCCACATGTAATCTAAGAGTTTAAGATTTACTGTTGAATTGAAAAGTAAAACTGTGGGGTTTGCCAAGTAACCTGACCACATTCAAACCAACAGAGATTTCAGCTCTTAACCCCTCCAAGCATGTCAAGAAAGATTTTTCCATGCCAGTGCATGGGAAGTGGAAACAGCACAGTCCGAGCTCAAAACCTGAAGAATGACTACAAGACTCCAAAATTGCTACATGCTTATTTTTTACTCACATTTTGTATAATGTGGTACTGTCAGAAAAATGACATTGCACAGCTACAGTATTACTTGTTCATAAAAACTCCTGAGGATGGAATAGACAGTGGTGTTTACACCACAGACAGAATCAAGTTTGAGTGCCAACAGACCCAATATTGTCCAATTTTTCACTTTTCAACTTCACTTTGGGTCACGGCTGGTTAGGCTGAGGCTTAAAACAACAGTCTATAAAAATGCTACCTTCTCACAACTTTTGCACCCTCCCTGCGACATGACAACAATTTGGACACGTGGACAATACGGGGTTGGCAAATctatccattttccatacccacttaatctgtcggggggtgggggggttgcggggaggctggagcctagaggtggggtacaccctggacaggccaccagtccatcacagggccacacaagacaaacaaccacacacgctcctagggacaatttttctgagacaccaattaacctaacatgttttagtgggaggaagccagagtacccagagagaacccacacatacacagggagaacatgcaaactccacacagaaaggccccagccgggagttgaacctggaaccctctggCTGTGAGGtgttggtgctaaccaccacaccaccatacAGGATTGGCAAAACAATTtagtaaatattaataaagaaCAGCTCAGCTACAGATGTTTCATTTGTATTTGAAAAGTTTCAACCTCTTACAACATGAAACTGCCGGTCCCACACATCAAGCATGCAAAGCTCTGACATTTTGTGACATTTTAACCAATTAACTGTTTGtatctgcatttaaaaaaagcactttTAGAAGATCTGATCTTGAcgttttgtattgtttttttttgtgatgccCACATCCATTTGCACAAACTAAAGTGAAACCTTATCCCTCCTAGCTCGGACTCTACACCTCCGTCCTCTTGTTCACTGTCTCCTGATCATGACCGGAGTCTGACAGCCACCAGTTTGGAGGATCTGAGATCCAAATCGAGCTCCTGTCAGGGCTCATTTCCAGTCCAGGTGGATGAGAAGCAGCGCTGCATTCCTCTTTCATCAAATCTGACCCACCCCCAAAGTGGTCACTACTTTCCCCGCGGTGGTCAGCATAGATTGACTGTGAAGCACAGAGAGCGCAGCCAAAGTAGCTGCAATACCCCTCACACGGCAGGTATAATAGATTTGTATCATTCTTGGTATCTGTTGTTCGAAGTCTTTATGTCGAGCTGTAAGGTTTCACCATAATGTGACATTACTACTGCAAGTAATGAGCATATTGCTCATATTTATTCTGTCAGCAAAAACGCAGTATAAGAAGCCTTTGTTGCATTATAGAAATGAGCATTTGATTTCATGTAGATTTTATTGATAAAGCTGTTCTTCAAcatgtgtgttgtgttgcgtcAGGCCTTTCTACCTCAGCAACACACAACAAGGAGAGATGTTGCAGTGCTATCCCAGTTTTCCCTGCAGACCTCTTCAAGACCAGCTGTGAGCTGGAAAAGGTGTGTTTATTCTTTTAGCGCCTTCAGTGTATTCACATATCAAATAATAACATCTTTTCAGAAATTAGGAGGAGAATATCTGTTTTATGTCCCAGTTTCTCAGAAGATTTCTGTACACAAAACAGTATCAGTACGTACCTTAACCCCTCTCTGTTGTACGGCCTGGTGAGTGGATGCTGGTGTCTATGATTTCTTTCACAATCAAACaagttgaaaaataaatatggtagaccacaaaatatatattaattTTATAGCTTAGCATGTAATTCATGAGCTGCAGATATGGAAAGTGTGTCTGGAGTACAATAAAATGGCAAACATAACCAGCACTTTTCTATACTTTTATGAGCTGTTTGATGAAGACCTGCCATGTCATCAGACATACATTTGACACAATATTAATGATGTATTTGAAATAATACCATCAACTTAATTaaatatgaacacaaaagtTATgaacattagaaaaaaaagataccTTCTTGTCCATGACCGTCTcataaaaacctcttcaaataaagTTGAATCAGCTTTTTGCCTAATAGATTTAACTGAGCACTTTGTTCAATACACAATAGTGACAATAATTTGTTTCTATCACAGAATTTCTGTTTAAATGTGCAATGAAaaccttttattcaaatttccaATGGACAAACGATTAAAAATGTGTatgtttgattgtttttttttcatcttctccTAAATAAGATGTGCTGTGGAagcaaaaaaagcacaaaatctCATAAATGATGAGTGTCTAGAGCAAAGTATGCCCACTTTTGAATTAACTTTTTTTAGTGTTATATATGATGAAATATGAACTGTGATGTGATGTCTACAATATAAGATGAGGctgaacagcagcagcagcagaaatgcCCTCAGTGGTAATGCTGATAAAGAGCATCTTTGTTTGTACAATTGACTGTGTGCAGGAAAACGCTCATTTCATCGTGGTGGACATGGTCCTGGAAGTGCTGGAAGGTGCAAAGTGGACTCTAAGCTTTGATCAACGGACTTCCACGATGGACATTCACCACTCCACACACTGCATGATGTGCATGCAGAGTCGCACAGGCTCGCAAGCGCAGGACAGTccgccacacagacacacgtgtAAAGCACGCAAAGATGCACAGGGCTGCAGCacaggggatgctacacagatGAGCTACAAGTGCAGACATTCAGACGAGGACATGAGgatgtcacacacagacacacacttctCTTATGGATACCAACGCATACATGGTAAAGACGATCAGGAACTGGGGAATGAAGAGGCCGAACATCCATCAAAGACTCTCTCTGTGCTTTCCAATGACAGTGGCTTTGAAGGTAAAAAAGTCTGCTTGAATGTTTAGTTTTTGACTTGAAGACAAACTCCAGACACTGTCATAAATAACTGCTTATTTCTAAAGAAAGTGAGTTGTGACACTCTGTATATATCTCATAATGATAAACAAGAAAGTGGCAAAATCTCTGCTCTGAAAATTAAGCCAAACCTGCATTCTTATTAATCACCAGCAGGGGACTTTGCACGGACATTTATGAGTAAATGATCTAACTTCAGTCAGTATTATTCACTCAGCAGACATTTTCACAAACCTACAGCGGTAATTTCACATAACCAGACAATGATTTTGGAGGAATAGAGTTACTGAAATGTAAAAACCTTACTGCATTACGTGTGAATGACGTGTGTGTTTGACTTTCAGACAGTGGACTTGACACAACACTGATGCCAACAGATTCTCTAAGAAAGTAAGAGGAAATTATCAGTAAAAATGCATCCAAAATCTACATTTTAGAGCTGATTTGGGATGTCTGAAGTCTGTTTATATTGTCCCCTTTAATTCCAGTGCAGAGTGGTTGGCCCAGCAGCTGGTCTTGGAGTTCAAAAGGAGATGGCTTCCTTCCCATGAGCTTCGGCGTGGCCGGCAAAGCCTCCGGAGCTCACTTCAGGAGGTTCGAACATGTACAGTAGCCGCAAATAATCTAAGCTCTTTGATAACTGTGTTTATTTCCAAAGCGGgagacacaacaacaacaagtggAAACAATGTTTCCCCAAAAGTTGTGACAGTGTGACAGTATATTTAACTGATAATCATACAAAGACAAGATAATGAATAGTtatctttaaaaatatttgctaattttgaatttaacagCTTAAACAAATTGGACAGCAGCATGTTGCATCAGCTCTTATTTCAACAACATTCTGTTGGAGTTATCAGAGTGAAATGTTTCTCCAGTCTTGCTTAATATGGGGTTTTGATTGCTTAGTTTTGCACGGCCATCTCATCATATTTCTTATTTCATAATGCTGGATAGTTTAACACCAGATGTGTTTTAGCACAGAGCCATGCTGCTGTGTTTATCACGGTGTTGGTGAAGGATGTCGTTAAAAAAGACATCATGTGGATAGCTGCACGTGTTGCTCCAAAACCTGGATGTGATTTTCAGTGTTACTGGTGCCATCCCAAATATGCGAGCTACTAACGTCATGTGCATTCAAATAAATTTTCATTCTGACAGTTTTCTCCTTCATCTGAGTCAAAATAAGTTGGGGCAGCAGCGTTTCTGCTTGAAGTGATCAATGATTTGCATGTTGTTGCGGTGCTGCCTGAGAGCCTACATACCACCAACACCCGTTCTTGCTTTTCAGATTTCTCTGGTATCTTTGAATCTGTTAATGATGTGTGGTTTTCAGAGAGCTCTTGAATGCTCTTTGTGCGTTACTGACCAATTAGACATATAAACAGTGTGACGTTCCACCAGTTTTTCATCTTTCAGTTCCTCAAAAATGAAGTTAAAGTAATACAAATACATTCGAACAACATTCCAGCTTCtatgaaaacatgtttttttatgtattgGAAAACCATTTTAATGCTATTACATTACCCAATCAGTATTTTCTTTAATCAGTTTCCAGTAACTTATTTTTAATCTTTAGGCCTTTTTTTAAAAGGGTTGATTTACTGGAATCTATTAAAACTTGTGAACAGTTTTGtctcattatcattatcatttggAATAGTTTGCCAATGTTTCTCTCACTGTCGTTGCTAGCTGCCGGGTACTGGAGGTGTAGCAGTGAGCAGCGGCAGCCTGACGGAGGAGATCCGGCTCAGGACCAGGATGAGAGGATCTCTGAATTGGGCACCACCGCGTTTCCAGATCATCTTCACCGTTCAGCCAACACACAGGTGTTGAGGACGTTACAATATCAACAAACACATCAACGCGGCAGTGGAATGTTTTACTTTGGGAAGACATTGATGAGCTCATTTACAGCTGATTGAGTTTGTGTTCCTCCTCCAGACGCAGTGAAGTGGTGGCTTTGCAACACTTCCTCTGTGCAGGCTGTGGGACAGCAGTGGAGCCCAGTGAGTGGACGACACTGATTCAGACATCTTTAATTCATTAACTAATTAAAGATTTAAAGGACACCGTGTAGCAACAGTTAGGGAGCTTCatgtaagcaaaaaaaaaaaagagaaaacgagTGAACCAGATTCTTCCACTGAGGTCAGGGACTTCTTTACTGTCTGAGACAATGGATcaattaacaaagaaaaatccaAATTGAAAATGCACCAAGTGGCATGAACATGACATTAATAGAATATTACATGAATTAAACTTtaattttgaaaatgaaaattgagacttaaagggaaaaaaattacATATATTCTGACAGAATGCAGGATTCCATCACattgtttatttgttaaaacaatttatttatttactcttCAGACTCGAGATCACGATATTCATCAGAGGTACAAACTGATTGAAAAAAACATGGCTGATTTCTGTCTCTGTCCGCCATCAGGATACATCAAGAAACTCCGGTACTGTGAATACCTCGGCAGGTGAGCAGAATAATAATACTTGTTTTACAAATCCACCCCTTGTTACTTCCTTATTAGCTCATTTGAACTCCTTTGGCAGGTATTTCTGCGTCTGTTGCCATAGCGGCTCTGAGGCTGTGATTCCTGGACGAGTTCTGTCCTGCTGGGACTTCAGCAAGTAATAAAATCACCAAGGAAACACTGATTTTGAAACTTGAATGACTCTGACACTGTTATCCACAATCAGTGTAACACATAAATGCCTTTGAAACCAGTATCAATCTATTAATTTACTCATTTTTCTCCCCAATGAAATACACACAGTTAGGGACAGTTGTACGTCATAGTTGGCCATATTTCATTCATTCCAGAAAATGCTTGTGGTACTTCCATATTGCTTTTTTTAACAGCTCAGCTCAGAGAGTGAAATCATGACACACAGATGAGTTTTGGATTAAATCGGTCTCTCTGATATTGCAGGTACTCTGTGAGCGATTTCTCCAAACAGTTGCTGGAATCGGTGTGGCAGCAGCCCCTGTTCGACCTGACCTCTGTGGGCAGGAAGCTGTGCAGCAAAGTGAAAGAGCTGGACAAGTTCAGAGTGAGAAGACTAAATTAATTCGGATTAATTAATTTCGTATCTGAATTGAGGCAAACTGCTTCACATGTACATACAAGTATATACTGCATGGATGTCAGTTTATTCAAAACATCATCAA contains:
- the rubcnl gene encoding protein associated with UVRAG as autophagy enhancer: MHSQKRMGSCSGMSSPPFRCRYVSWCVDTAESPAPATVTPTGPHDFPHQNQQTASSGSVPLLLLSPPETSRGDENATFPTYTKKKQQNHCLWSPQSCSSANNTGKVTDIHKDEGEDDSILAGREGNSRLADTPNREEPFGLQPKDGNFVLRRSSPVISRRHRPRSWHVVGTDPSNPSSSDSTPPSSCSLSPDHDRSLTATSLEDLRSKSSSCQGSFPVQVDEKQRCIPLSSNLTHPQSGHYFPRGGQHRLTVKHRERSQSSCNTPHTAGLSTSATHNKERCCSAIPVFPADLFKTSCELEKENAHFIVVDMVLEVLEGAKWTLSFDQRTSTMDIHHSTHCMMCMQSRTGSQAQDSPPHRHTCKARKDAQGCSTGDATQMSYKCRHSDEDMRMSHTDTHFSYGYQRIHGKDDQELGNEEAEHPSKTLSVLSNDSGFEDSGLDTTLMPTDSLRNAEWLAQQLVLEFKRRWLPSHELRRGRQSLRSSLQELPGTGGVAVSSGSLTEEIRLRTRMRGSLNWAPPRFQIIFTVQPTHRRSEVVALQHFLCAGCGTAVEPRYIKKLRYCEYLGRYFCVCCHSGSEAVIPGRVLSCWDFSKYSVSDFSKQLLESVWQQPLFDLTSVGRKLCSKVKELDKFRELQEQLMGIKKLLKVCRLSGRVLAEFEQLPVHLMDQPLVFSMDDLLRVKKGQLVPSVRAVLHSAIDHVESCELCLARGFVCEICREKDIIFPFQRDLCKCCKVCKTCFHKHCFVEKRCPKCARIRSRTKVHLHP